One Vespula pensylvanica isolate Volc-1 chromosome 3, ASM1446617v1, whole genome shotgun sequence DNA window includes the following coding sequences:
- the LOC122627572 gene encoding cholinephosphotransferase 1 isoform X7: MQFYKEKLLSPGQLKRLSEHKYSCTTNSLLDAFLQPWWDWLVSKVPLWLAPNLITILGLIVNIVTTLILVYYSPDAKVEAPRWACFLCALGLFIYQSLDAIDGKQARRTGTSTPLGELFDHGCDSISTVFVALSACIAVQLGYYPTWMFFQCFCAMTLFYCAHWQTYVSGSLRFGKVDVTEAQFTIIGIHLVSAIFGPKIWMMEIPYIDGFLLKYLIGVMTVVCALANLYSIFSVIFTGGVGKNGSTVAGTSVLSPIIPFSFVVVPAFIIYRKSTEHVYENHPALYILAFGMVAAKVTNRLVVAHMTKNEMQYLDSSLIGPAMLFLNQYFNFFIKEYYVLWLCFIWVTLDLLRYSAQVCLEICDHMKIKLFRIPVGDHRTVGPQLNIAEKNEMSFVNFGDTDIHSSHGHRTGAAIKRGLSSWL; the protein is encoded by the exons ATGcagttttataaagaaaaattactctCGCCCGGACAATTAAAGCGATTAAGTGAGCACAAATATAGTTGCACAACTAATAGTCTTTTGGATGCATTTCTTCAACCCTGGTGGGACTGGCTTGTCAGCAAAGTTCCCCTTTGGCTTGCACCGAATTTGATCACTATATTGGGTCTAATTGTCAACATTGTTACTACATTGATATTAGTTTACTATAGTCCCGATGCAAAAGTTGAG gCACCTAGATGGGCATGTTTCTTATGTGCATTgggtttatttatttaccaaAGTTTGGATGCTATCGATGGCAAACAGGCTAGAAGAACTGGTACGTCTACGCCATTGGGAGAATTATTTGATCATGGATGCGATTCAATATCTACag tatTCGTAGCATTATCCGCATGTATAGCTGTACAGTTGGGATATTATCCAACATGGATGTTCTTCCAATGTTTTTGCGCGATGACTTTATTTTATTGCGCGCATTGGCAAACTTATGTCTCAG GATCTTTAAGATTTGGGAAAGTGGATGTAACAGAAGCTCAGTTCACCATCATAGGAATACATCTTGTTTCTGCTATTTTTGGACCTAAGATTTGGATGATGGAg ATACCATACATTGATGGTTTTctgttgaaatatttaataggaGTTATGACAGTGGTGTGTGCTCTGGCAAACTTATATTCCATATTTTCGGTGATTTTCACCGGAGGAGTGGGCAAGAATGGTTCGACTGTGGCT GGAACATCGGTTCTGTCGCCGATCATCCCGTTTAGTTTCGTGGTAGTTCCAGCtttcataatttatagaaaaagtaCTGAACACGTATACGAAAATCATCCCGCGCTGTATATACTTGCATTTGGGATGGTTGCAGCCAAAGTTACCAATCGATTAGTG GTCGCTCATATGACGAAAAACGAGATGCAATATTTAGATAGTTCCTTGATCGGTCCAGCCATGCTGTTTCTTAACCAgtacttcaatttttttatcaaagagtACTACGTTCTCTGGCTGTGCTTC ATTTGGGTCACGTTGGACCTTCTACGATATAGCGCTCAAGTCTGCCTTGAAATTTGTGATCATATGAAGATAAAGCTATTCAGAATACCGGTGGGGGATCATCGCACTGTCGGCCCTCAGCTTAACATCGCCGAAAAAAATG AAATGTCCTTTGTAAACTTTGGAGATACTgatatacatag TTCACATGGTCATCGAACAGGAGCCGCTATTAAACGAGGATTATCATCATGGCTCTGA
- the LOC122627572 gene encoding cholinephosphotransferase 1 isoform X3 has product MQFYKEKLLSPGQLKRLSEHKYSCTTNSLLDAFLQPWWDWLVSKVPLWLAPNLITILGLIVNIVTTLILVYYSPDAKVEAPRWACFLCALGLFIYQSLDAIDGKQARRTGTSTPLGELFDHGCDSISTVFVALSACIAVQLGYYPTWMFFQCFCAMTLFYCAHWQTYVSGSLRFGKVDVTEAQFTIIGIHLVSAIFGPKIWMMEIPYIDGFLLKYLIGVMTVVCALANLYSIFSVIFTGGVGKNGSTVAIPMLGLGTVSCYVAAIFYAGYAHVFLQFCKVFESGGIGKNGSTIALPYTGTEVKIFPLWIAVGIAILLAQSSISVILAGGVGKNGSTVAGTSVLSPIIPFSFVVVPAFIIYRKSTEHVYENHPALYILAFGMVAAKVTNRLVVAHMTKNEMQYLDSSLIGPAMLFLNQYFNFFIKEYYVLWLCFIWVTLDLLRYSAQVCLEICDHMKIKLFRIPVGDHRTVGPQLNIAEKNEDTFLHYT; this is encoded by the exons ATGcagttttataaagaaaaattactctCGCCCGGACAATTAAAGCGATTAAGTGAGCACAAATATAGTTGCACAACTAATAGTCTTTTGGATGCATTTCTTCAACCCTGGTGGGACTGGCTTGTCAGCAAAGTTCCCCTTTGGCTTGCACCGAATTTGATCACTATATTGGGTCTAATTGTCAACATTGTTACTACATTGATATTAGTTTACTATAGTCCCGATGCAAAAGTTGAG gCACCTAGATGGGCATGTTTCTTATGTGCATTgggtttatttatttaccaaAGTTTGGATGCTATCGATGGCAAACAGGCTAGAAGAACTGGTACGTCTACGCCATTGGGAGAATTATTTGATCATGGATGCGATTCAATATCTACag tatTCGTAGCATTATCCGCATGTATAGCTGTACAGTTGGGATATTATCCAACATGGATGTTCTTCCAATGTTTTTGCGCGATGACTTTATTTTATTGCGCGCATTGGCAAACTTATGTCTCAG GATCTTTAAGATTTGGGAAAGTGGATGTAACAGAAGCTCAGTTCACCATCATAGGAATACATCTTGTTTCTGCTATTTTTGGACCTAAGATTTGGATGATGGAg ATACCATACATTGATGGTTTTctgttgaaatatttaataggaGTTATGACAGTGGTGTGTGCTCTGGCAAACTTATATTCCATATTTTCGGTGATTTTCACCGGAGGAGTGGGCAAGAATGGTTCGACTGTGGCT ATCCCTATGCTCGGTCTGGGCACGGTCAGTTGTTACGTGGCAGCGATATTTTACGCGGGCTACGCGCACGTCTTTCTTCAGTTTTGTAAAGTCTTTGAATCTGGTGGAATTGGAAAGAACGGTTCGACGATTGCA TTGCCATATACTGGCACAGAGGTCAAGATTTTTCCATTATGGATCGCCGTGGGCATCGCTATTTTACTTGCACAAAGCAGTATATCCGTCATTCTTGCCGGTGGTGTCGGAAAAAATGGCTCCACCGTCGCA GGAACATCGGTTCTGTCGCCGATCATCCCGTTTAGTTTCGTGGTAGTTCCAGCtttcataatttatagaaaaagtaCTGAACACGTATACGAAAATCATCCCGCGCTGTATATACTTGCATTTGGGATGGTTGCAGCCAAAGTTACCAATCGATTAGTG GTCGCTCATATGACGAAAAACGAGATGCAATATTTAGATAGTTCCTTGATCGGTCCAGCCATGCTGTTTCTTAACCAgtacttcaatttttttatcaaagagtACTACGTTCTCTGGCTGTGCTTC ATTTGGGTCACGTTGGACCTTCTACGATATAGCGCTCAAGTCTGCCTTGAAATTTGTGATCATATGAAGATAAAGCTATTCAGAATACCGGTGGGGGATCATCGCACTGTCGGCCCTCAGCTTAACATCGCCGAAAAAAATG aaGACACCTTCTTGCACTACACGTAA